One region of Chlorobiota bacterium genomic DNA includes:
- the rpsB gene encoding 30S ribosomal protein S2, whose product MASLEIEDLLNAGAHFGHLTRRWNPQMRQYIFMERNGIHIIDLKKTQVLVDEARNAAERIAAEGKRILFVGTKKQARDVVRNEAARIGANFVSERWLGGMLTNFATIRKSIKRLKDIEKMEADGTIENYTKKERLMISREKERLVRVLGGIADMNRLPGALYIVDIKKEHLAVKEAKTLGIPVIAIVDTNTDPRDIDFPIPANDDSLKTVALITKVIADGVSMGREASKALMAEEGAADDREMKEQGKEGAGDDAQARRRTRSRRGGSGGGGRRDQEQRAAGGGEESAAAPAAAAAPAAAPAGAPAGDEA is encoded by the coding sequence ATGGCCTCGCTCGAGATCGAAGATCTTCTGAATGCTGGTGCCCACTTTGGGCACTTGACCCGCCGCTGGAACCCCCAGATGCGCCAGTATATTTTTATGGAGCGCAACGGCATCCATATCATTGACCTGAAGAAAACGCAAGTTCTGGTTGATGAAGCCCGCAACGCCGCCGAACGAATCGCCGCCGAAGGGAAGCGCATCCTGTTCGTGGGCACCAAAAAGCAAGCCCGCGACGTTGTCCGCAACGAGGCAGCACGCATCGGCGCAAATTTCGTAAGCGAACGCTGGCTTGGCGGAATGCTTACCAACTTTGCCACCATCCGCAAATCCATCAAACGGTTGAAGGATATTGAGAAGATGGAGGCCGATGGCACGATTGAAAACTACACGAAGAAAGAACGCCTGATGATTAGCCGCGAAAAAGAACGGCTGGTGCGGGTGCTTGGCGGCATTGCCGACATGAACCGCCTTCCGGGCGCGCTTTACATCGTTGACATCAAGAAAGAGCACCTTGCCGTGAAAGAAGCCAAGACGCTTGGCATTCCGGTGATTGCTATCGTTGACACGAACACCGACCCGCGCGACATTGATTTCCCAATCCCCGCCAACGACGACTCGCTGAAAACCGTTGCCCTTATCACCAAAGTGATTGCCGACGGCGTTTCCATGGGCCGCGAAGCCAGCAAAGCCTTGATGGCCGAGGAAGGCGCAGCCGATGATCGCGAGATGAAAGAACAAGGGAAGGAAGGCGCAGGCGACGACGCTCAGGCACGCCGCCGCACCCGCTCGCGCCGTGGTGGCAGCGGCGGCGGTGGCCGCCGTGACCAAGAGCAACGCGCCGCCGGTGGTGGTGAAGAATCCGCAGCTGCACCAGCCGCTGCTGCCGCACCAGCAGCCGCGCCAGCAGGCGCGCCAGCAGGCGACGAAGCCTAA
- a CDS encoding elongation factor Ts — MAISAQDVKTLRDRTGAGMGDCKKALEETGGDMDAAIEILRKKGAATASKRADKEANEGVVATATSADNSSAAIVEVNCETDFVARNEEFSSFVRSLAGHVLATKPASIEALLASEVNGVAVQNQLNDLLAKFNERIEIRRFEIVETSGGYVADYVHNGDKLGVLVEFGGASEGLGTVGRDVAMQVAAMNPGYVRREEVPADVLTKEREIYAEQMRNEGKPEAIIEKIVTGRLEKYYADNVLLEQSFVKDSAKAVNEIIGNASIVRFIRFNLGQ, encoded by the coding sequence ATGGCTATTTCAGCACAGGATGTAAAGACGCTCCGCGACCGTACCGGAGCGGGAATGGGCGATTGCAAAAAAGCCCTTGAAGAAACCGGCGGCGATATGGATGCAGCCATCGAAATCCTTCGCAAAAAAGGGGCCGCAACCGCCAGCAAGCGTGCCGATAAAGAAGCAAACGAAGGTGTGGTTGCCACCGCTACCTCCGCCGATAACTCCAGCGCAGCAATCGTTGAAGTGAACTGCGAGACCGACTTCGTTGCCCGAAACGAGGAGTTCAGCTCCTTTGTTCGCAGCCTTGCCGGCCACGTGTTGGCCACCAAGCCAGCAAGCATCGAGGCATTGCTGGCCAGCGAGGTGAACGGTGTGGCGGTCCAGAACCAGCTGAACGACCTTCTTGCCAAGTTCAACGAGCGGATCGAAATCCGCCGCTTTGAAATTGTTGAGACCAGCGGCGGCTACGTTGCCGACTACGTCCACAACGGCGATAAGCTGGGAGTGTTGGTGGAATTTGGCGGCGCAAGCGAGGGGCTGGGAACAGTGGGCCGCGACGTTGCCATGCAGGTTGCCGCAATGAACCCAGGCTACGTTCGCCGCGAAGAAGTGCCGGCCGATGTGCTGACAAAGGAGCGCGAAATCTACGCCGAGCAGATGCGGAACGAGGGGAAACCGGAAGCGATTATCGAGAAAATCGTGACGGGGCGGCTGGAGAAATACTACGCCGATAACGTCCTGCTGGAGCAGTCCTTCGTGAAAGATTCGGCGAAGGCGGTGAACGAGATCATCGGCAATGCCAGCATCGTCCGGTTTATCCGCTTCAACTTGGGACAGTAA
- the lysA gene encoding diaminopimelate decarboxylase produces MEPQTLESSAAASIAAAALPDNALTIGGHTARSLVEKFGSPLYVYDAEVIRQHFQRLTSAFSGVPHRLLYACKANNNMAIIKFIHQLGAGVDAVSASEVELAFRCGVPANQILFTPNCVAFSEIEYAAERGVLVNIDNISVLERFGQNYGGSKPCAIRINPHILAGGNAHIQTGHIDSKFGISIHQMRHILRVINAYGMNVVGLHMHTGSEILDPQTFVTGAEILFDAAFQFPNLQFLDFGSGFKVPYKTDDIATDVESLGETMTARFREFCNEYGRQLELWFEPGKFLVSASGYLLVTATVLKQTPSCVFIGTDSGLNHLIRPMLYDAYHGIINADQLQGTERIYTVVGCICETDTFGVDRRLVQAQEGTILALKNAGAYGYAMSSNYNLRARPAEVLILNGRPHCIRRRETLEDMLRLQMEPELQEEQ; encoded by the coding sequence ATGGAACCACAAACGCTTGAATCGTCCGCCGCAGCTTCTATCGCGGCGGCGGCCCTGCCCGATAACGCATTGACCATTGGCGGCCACACCGCACGTTCGTTGGTGGAGAAGTTCGGCAGCCCGCTGTACGTCTATGATGCCGAGGTGATCCGCCAGCATTTCCAACGCTTAACAAGCGCGTTTTCCGGAGTGCCCCACCGGTTGCTGTACGCCTGCAAGGCCAACAACAACATGGCAATTATCAAATTCATCCACCAGCTTGGCGCGGGCGTGGATGCTGTTTCGGCAAGCGAGGTGGAGCTTGCATTCCGTTGCGGCGTTCCGGCCAACCAGATTCTGTTCACCCCCAACTGCGTTGCCTTCAGCGAGATTGAGTATGCCGCCGAGCGTGGCGTTCTGGTGAACATTGACAACATCTCCGTGCTAGAGCGGTTCGGCCAGAATTATGGGGGAAGCAAGCCGTGCGCGATTCGAATCAACCCGCACATTCTTGCCGGCGGAAACGCCCACATCCAGACCGGGCACATTGACAGCAAGTTCGGAATCTCCATCCACCAGATGCGCCATATCCTGCGGGTGATCAACGCCTACGGGATGAACGTTGTGGGATTGCACATGCACACGGGGTCCGAAATTTTGGACCCGCAGACGTTCGTCACCGGCGCGGAAATCCTGTTCGATGCCGCCTTCCAATTCCCCAATCTCCAGTTCCTTGATTTTGGCAGCGGGTTCAAGGTTCCCTACAAAACCGACGACATCGCTACCGATGTGGAGTCGTTGGGGGAAACGATGACCGCACGGTTCCGCGAGTTTTGCAACGAGTACGGGCGGCAGTTGGAGTTGTGGTTCGAGCCGGGGAAGTTCCTTGTTAGCGCGTCCGGCTATCTGCTGGTGACGGCAACGGTGCTGAAGCAAACCCCAAGCTGCGTTTTCATCGGGACCGATTCCGGGCTGAACCACTTGATTCGCCCGATGCTGTACGACGCGTACCACGGCATCATCAACGCGGACCAGCTTCAAGGGACCGAGCGGATTTACACGGTGGTGGGGTGCATCTGCGAGACCGACACCTTTGGCGTGGATCGCCGGCTGGTCCAGGCACAGGAAGGGACAATCCTGGCGTTGAAAAATGCCGGGGCCTACGGCTACGCCATGTCTAGCAACTACAACCTTCGCGCCCGCCCGGCCGAGGTTCTTATCCTTAATGGCCGCCCGCATTGCATCCGCCGCCGCGAGACGTTGGAGGATATGTTGCGGCTGCAAATGGAGCCGGAACTTCAGGAAGAACAGTAA